From one Candidatus Zixiibacteriota bacterium genomic stretch:
- a CDS encoding 6-phosphofructokinase, translating to MSEKMKLGVLTGGGDCPGLNAVIRAVVKTAINDYQMEVVGFLDGYEGLIENRYRKLTSNDVSGILTLGGTI from the coding sequence GATGAAGCTGGGAGTCTTGACCGGCGGTGGCGACTGCCCCGGTCTCAACGCCGTTATAAGGGCGGTAGTCAAAACTGCCATAAACGACTACCAAATGGAAGTGGTCGGTTTTCTTGACGGGTATGAGGGCTTGATTGAAAACAGGTACAGAAAGCTGACCTCCAACGATGTCTCCGGTATTTTGACTCTCGGCGGTACCATA